One genomic segment of Paenibacillus sp. FSL H8-0332 includes these proteins:
- the clpC gene encoding ATP-dependent protease ATP-binding subunit ClpC gives MMFGRFTERAQKVLALAQEEAVRLGHNNIGTEHILLGLIREGDGIAAKALIGLGLGLEKIQDEVETLIGRGQEQPTNIAYTPRAKKVIELSMDEARKLGHTYVGTEHILLGLIREGEGVAARVLNNLGISLNKARQQVLQLLGSSEATSSHSGAPANVSTPTLDGLARDLTAYAKDGNLDPVIGRSKEIERVIQVLSRRTKNNPVLIGEPGVGKTAIAEGLAQKIINNEIPETLRDKRVMTLDMGSVVAGTKYRGEFEDRLKKIMDEIRQAGNIVLFIDELHTLIGAGGAEGAIDASNILKPALARGELQCIGATTLDEYRKYIEKDAALERRFQPITVDQPSPEEAVQILFGLRDRYEAHHRVKITDEAIVEAVKLSDRYIPDRFLPDKAIDLIDEAGSKVRLNSYTIPPNLKELEMRLDDIRKEKDSAVQSQEFEKAAALRDTEQKIREELDTTKNQWKEKQGRTDSQVTPEDIAQVVASWTGIPVSKLKEEETDRLLNMESLLHERVIGQDEAVKAVSRALRRARAGLKDPKRPMGSFIFLGPTGVGKTELARALAEAMFGDENAVIRIDMSEYMEKHSTSRLVGAPPGYVGYEEGGQLTEKVRRKPYSVVLLDEIEKAHPEVFNILLQVLEDGRLTDSKGRVVDFRNTLIILTSNVGAQAIRKNSTLGFTAVQDAGADYGNMKGKVMEELKKSFRPEFLNRIDEIIVFHSLDEKHIAEIVTLMSEELRKRLREHDVDFLLTDAAKAFLAKEGYDPAFGARPLRRAIQKHIEDRLSEELLKGNIKKGDSLNIDEVNGELVVTTVEAPAEVSLEKTVETE, from the coding sequence ATGATGTTTGGAAGATTTACGGAACGCGCACAAAAGGTGCTGGCGCTGGCGCAAGAAGAAGCCGTACGTTTGGGACACAACAACATTGGGACAGAACATATTTTGCTCGGACTGATTCGTGAAGGAGACGGCATTGCCGCTAAGGCACTGATCGGACTGGGTCTAGGTCTGGAGAAGATACAGGATGAAGTGGAAACGCTGATTGGCAGAGGTCAGGAGCAACCGACCAACATCGCTTATACTCCTCGTGCCAAGAAGGTGATTGAGCTGTCCATGGACGAAGCCCGCAAGCTGGGTCATACGTACGTGGGAACAGAGCATATCCTGCTCGGTCTGATCCGTGAAGGAGAGGGTGTAGCAGCTCGTGTGCTGAACAATCTCGGCATTAGCCTGAACAAGGCACGCCAGCAGGTACTGCAGCTTCTGGGCAGCAGTGAAGCCACCTCCAGCCACAGCGGAGCTCCGGCGAACGTTAGCACACCAACGCTGGACGGCCTGGCGCGCGATCTGACGGCCTATGCCAAGGATGGTAACCTTGACCCTGTGATCGGCCGCAGCAAGGAAATTGAGCGTGTCATTCAGGTGCTGAGCCGCCGGACCAAGAATAATCCGGTACTGATTGGTGAACCGGGGGTTGGTAAAACAGCGATTGCCGAAGGTCTGGCCCAAAAGATCATCAACAATGAAATTCCGGAGACTCTGCGCGACAAACGCGTAATGACCCTTGATATGGGTTCTGTCGTAGCCGGTACGAAATACCGCGGTGAGTTCGAGGACCGCCTCAAAAAAATCATGGATGAGATTCGCCAAGCGGGCAACATCGTACTGTTCATTGATGAGCTTCATACGTTGATCGGTGCGGGTGGTGCGGAAGGTGCGATTGATGCCTCCAACATCCTGAAGCCTGCTCTAGCCCGTGGTGAGCTGCAATGCATCGGTGCCACTACGCTTGATGAATACCGCAAATATATTGAGAAGGACGCTGCCCTGGAGCGCCGCTTCCAGCCGATCACCGTGGATCAGCCTTCGCCGGAAGAAGCCGTTCAGATCCTGTTCGGTCTCCGCGACCGCTATGAAGCTCATCACCGGGTGAAGATTACGGATGAAGCCATTGTGGAAGCCGTCAAGCTGTCGGACCGCTATATTCCGGACCGGTTCCTGCCGGACAAGGCGATTGACCTGATTGATGAAGCGGGCTCCAAGGTAAGACTGAATTCTTACACCATTCCGCCGAATCTGAAGGAACTCGAAATGCGTCTGGATGATATCCGCAAGGAGAAGGATTCCGCAGTACAAAGCCAGGAATTCGAGAAGGCTGCTGCACTGCGCGATACCGAGCAGAAAATTCGGGAAGAGCTGGATACTACGAAGAACCAGTGGAAAGAAAAGCAGGGCCGCACCGATTCTCAGGTTACGCCTGAGGATATCGCACAGGTGGTTGCCAGCTGGACCGGCATTCCGGTCAGCAAGCTGAAGGAAGAAGAGACGGACCGTCTGCTGAACATGGAGTCTTTGCTTCATGAACGGGTAATTGGACAGGATGAAGCCGTTAAGGCTGTCAGCCGGGCACTCCGCCGGGCACGTGCGGGTCTGAAGGACCCGAAACGTCCGATGGGCTCCTTCATCTTCCTCGGACCCACAGGGGTTGGTAAAACCGAGCTGGCACGGGCACTTGCCGAAGCGATGTTCGGTGACGAGAATGCGGTAATCCGCATCGACATGTCGGAATACATGGAGAAGCACTCCACCTCGCGTCTGGTTGGGGCTCCTCCAGGATATGTAGGATATGAAGAAGGCGGACAGCTTACGGAGAAGGTACGCCGCAAGCCATATTCCGTGGTCCTGCTGGATGAGATTGAGAAGGCTCACCCTGAAGTGTTCAACATTCTGCTGCAGGTGCTGGAAGACGGCCGTCTGACCGATTCCAAAGGCCGCGTGGTCGATTTCCGTAATACACTGATTATCCTGACCTCTAACGTAGGCGCACAAGCGATCCGTAAGAATTCGACTCTAGGCTTCACCGCGGTACAGGATGCCGGTGCCGATTACGGCAATATGAAGGGTAAGGTAATGGAAGAGCTGAAGAAGAGCTTCCGCCCTGAGTTCCTGAACCGGATCGACGAGATCATTGTCTTCCACTCCCTGGATGAGAAGCATATCGCCGAGATCGTTACCCTGATGTCCGAGGAGCTGCGCAAGCGTCTGCGAGAGCACGATGTAGATTTCCTGCTGACGGATGCTGCCAAAGCATTCCTGGCTAAAGAGGGCTACGACCCGGCCTTCGGTGCCCGTCCGCTCCGCCGGGCGATTCAGAAGCATATCGAAGACCGCCTCTCCGAAGAGCTGCTCAAAGGAAACATCAAGAAGGGGGATTCCCTTAACATTGATGAGGTTAACGGCGAACTGGTTGTTACCACCGTTGAAGCACCGGCAGAGGTCTCCCTGGAAAAAACAGTCGAAACTGAATAA
- the radA gene encoding DNA repair protein RadA: MAKPKTKFFCTECGYESPKWFGKCPGCQEWNSMVEETESVVKTQGMNAPIFQSKEKAQSIINIESDKEPRILTGIGELNRVLGGGIVPGSLVLVGGDPGIGKSTLLLQTSHALTTQGLRVLYISGEESVRQTKLRADRLGALSAELYVLCETNMESIEEAIEQIQPQFLVIDSIQTVFMPEVTSAPGSVAQVRECTTRFMRIAKIRGIATVLVGHVTKEGAIAGPRMLEHMVDCVLYFEGERHHTYRLLRAVKNRFGSTNEIGIFEMGEIGLTEVENPSELFLSERPLGVAGSAVVASMEGTRPVLVELQALVASTHFPSPRRMCTGMDHQRMALIIAVLEKRMGMFLQNQDAYLNVAGGVKLDEPAVDLAVAVSIASSFRDFPTKPYDVFFGEVGLTGEVRGVSRAEMRVKEAAKLGFRRVIMPEKSLKGWKHPQDIQIIGVSTVAQALAVALD, translated from the coding sequence ATGGCTAAACCTAAAACAAAATTTTTCTGTACCGAATGCGGCTACGAATCACCGAAATGGTTCGGTAAGTGCCCGGGCTGCCAGGAATGGAACTCGATGGTAGAAGAAACGGAAAGCGTCGTCAAAACACAAGGCATGAATGCACCTATTTTTCAGAGTAAAGAAAAGGCGCAATCGATCATAAATATAGAAAGTGACAAGGAGCCGCGTATTCTGACGGGCATCGGTGAGCTTAACCGCGTGCTAGGCGGAGGGATCGTACCCGGCTCGCTGGTGCTGGTTGGAGGCGACCCCGGAATCGGGAAATCCACACTGCTGCTTCAGACTTCGCATGCCCTTACCACTCAGGGACTGCGCGTTCTGTACATTTCGGGGGAAGAATCCGTGCGGCAGACTAAGCTGCGGGCCGACCGCCTCGGAGCACTGTCTGCGGAATTGTACGTTCTATGTGAGACGAACATGGAGAGTATCGAGGAAGCGATTGAGCAGATTCAGCCTCAATTTCTGGTTATTGACTCGATCCAGACTGTATTTATGCCGGAGGTAACCAGTGCGCCGGGCAGTGTGGCACAGGTGCGGGAATGTACGACAAGATTCATGCGAATCGCCAAGATCCGGGGAATTGCCACAGTGCTTGTAGGGCATGTAACGAAGGAAGGCGCTATTGCCGGCCCGCGTATGCTGGAGCACATGGTGGATTGTGTCCTTTACTTTGAAGGAGAACGCCATCATACGTACCGTCTGCTGCGTGCGGTGAAGAACCGCTTCGGCTCCACCAATGAGATCGGCATTTTTGAAATGGGGGAAATCGGGCTGACCGAGGTGGAGAACCCGTCAGAGCTGTTCTTGTCCGAGCGCCCGCTCGGCGTGGCCGGTTCAGCTGTGGTAGCCAGCATGGAGGGCACAAGACCCGTTCTTGTTGAATTGCAGGCGCTGGTTGCTTCGACACATTTCCCTTCGCCCCGCAGAATGTGCACAGGTATGGATCATCAGAGAATGGCGCTGATCATTGCTGTACTGGAGAAGCGGATGGGCATGTTCCTGCAGAATCAGGACGCTTACCTCAATGTCGCGGGAGGGGTGAAGCTGGATGAGCCGGCGGTGGATTTGGCTGTTGCCGTCAGCATCGCCTCCAGCTTCCGTGATTTTCCGACTAAGCCTTATGATGTGTTTTTCGGGGAGGTAGGGCTTACCGGTGAGGTGAGAGGGGTATCACGCGCTGAGATGCGGGTGAAGGAGGCGGCCAAGCTTGGCTTCCGGCGGGTGATTATGCCCGAGAAGAGTCTGAAGGGCTGGAAGCATCCGCAGGATATCCAGATTATAGGCGTCAGCACAGTAGCACAGGCACTAGCGGTCGCGTTAGATTAG
- a CDS encoding UvrB/UvrC motif-containing protein, which produces MLCQECGVKPATLHFTKIVNGEKTEFHICESCAREKGELIPGTAGGFSIHSLLSGLLDLEGSGKGKTAAQNVQGLQCENCGMTYSQFSKLGRFGCSSCYKYFDSTLDPLFRRVHGSTAHVGKLPKRAGAQIMCKRQIDELKQELQQSIVQEEFETAAELRDRIRKLEKEMPQE; this is translated from the coding sequence ATGCTATGCCAGGAATGCGGCGTCAAACCGGCTACACTCCACTTCACGAAGATTGTGAACGGAGAGAAGACGGAGTTTCATATCTGCGAAAGCTGTGCGCGGGAGAAGGGTGAACTGATTCCCGGGACTGCGGGAGGCTTCTCTATCCACAGCTTGCTTTCCGGTCTCCTTGATCTGGAAGGCTCGGGCAAGGGCAAAACAGCAGCGCAAAATGTGCAGGGTCTGCAGTGTGAAAACTGCGGCATGACCTATTCACAGTTCAGCAAGCTTGGACGGTTTGGCTGCAGCTCTTGCTATAAGTATTTCGATAGTACGCTCGACCCGCTTTTCAGACGGGTGCATGGCAGTACGGCACATGTCGGCAAGCTTCCCAAGCGTGCAGGTGCACAGATCATGTGCAAACGCCAGATTGATGAGCTGAAGCAGGAATTGCAGCAGAGTATTGTGCAGGAGGAGTTCGAGACCGCAGCTGAGCTGAGGGACAGAATCCGCAAGCTTGAAAAAGAAATGCCACAAGAGTAA
- the disA gene encoding DNA integrity scanning diadenylate cyclase DisA has product MKEYNPLDNMNDLLRMAAPGTPFREGLENVLRAKTGALIVVGYSPEVMEVVDGGFSINCDFSPNYLYELAKMDGAIILSEDLKRILYANTQLIPDSSISSIETGIRHRTAERVAKQTGKLVVSISQRRNIITLYQGSIRYALKEIGAILAKANQAIQTLEKYKAVLTQGLTNLSASEYEGIVTVAEVVGVIQRVEMVLRIKMEIKRYINELGNEGRLISMQMEELVGNTEEDAWLLYRDYARVEQEDKIREIIAGLKRSSDDELMDDNHIARLLGYSSTAISSEEAVTPRGYRLLNKIPRLPNVIIHNLVERFEMLPNLMKASIAELDEVDGIGEIRARNIQDGLKRLQKQVLIDRQM; this is encoded by the coding sequence ATGAAAGAATATAATCCATTAGATAATATGAATGATCTGCTTAGAATGGCCGCACCCGGAACACCCTTCCGGGAGGGGCTGGAGAACGTGCTTCGCGCGAAGACCGGGGCACTGATTGTTGTCGGATATAGTCCGGAAGTCATGGAGGTTGTCGATGGCGGCTTCTCCATTAACTGCGATTTTTCGCCCAATTATTTATACGAGCTGGCCAAAATGGACGGAGCGATTATTCTGAGCGAGGATCTGAAGCGGATTCTGTACGCCAACACACAGCTTATCCCCGATTCTTCCATCTCTTCGATCGAGACAGGAATCCGTCACCGGACGGCTGAACGTGTAGCGAAGCAGACCGGCAAGCTGGTTGTTTCCATTTCCCAGCGCCGTAATATTATTACGCTGTATCAGGGCTCCATCCGTTACGCGCTCAAGGAAATCGGTGCGATTCTGGCCAAAGCCAACCAGGCGATTCAGACCCTGGAGAAGTACAAAGCCGTTCTGACACAAGGGCTGACCAACCTGTCTGCTTCCGAATACGAGGGGATTGTAACGGTGGCGGAGGTCGTCGGTGTGATTCAGCGGGTGGAGATGGTTCTGAGAATCAAAATGGAAATTAAACGTTACATCAACGAGCTTGGCAATGAAGGCCGGCTGATCAGCATGCAGATGGAAGAATTGGTTGGAAATACTGAGGAAGACGCATGGCTTCTGTACAGAGACTATGCAAGAGTGGAGCAGGAGGACAAGATCCGTGAGATCATTGCCGGGCTGAAGCGCAGCAGTGATGATGAACTGATGGATGACAACCATATTGCCCGCTTGCTGGGCTATTCCTCGACAGCCATTTCCTCCGAAGAAGCTGTGACTCCGCGCGGTTACCGCCTGCTGAACAAGATTCCAAGGCTGCCGAATGTAATCATTCACAATTTGGTAGAACGCTTCGAAATGCTGCCTAACCTGATGAAGGCAAGCATTGCTGAACTTGATGAAGTAGACGGCATCGGTGAGATCCGCGCACGCAATATTCAGGATGGGCTGAAGCGGCTCCAGAAACAAGTTCTTATTGACAGACAAATGTAA
- a CDS encoding MFS transporter: protein MSNKTLPQAPSSPLEESRNLQQATIYRILLAVSFVHLFNDSIQALIPAMFPVLKDNLVLSYAQIGWIAFALNLTSSVIQPIIGFAADRKPRPILLPLGMCCTFAGVFLLAFAGNYVLVIVSVMLVGFGSAAFHPEGMRVAHMAAGQRKGLSQSIFQVGGNAGQALGPLLMKWVFIPFGQIGALGFTVIAAAGVAIQAYVARWYREMLDAGYTFRKKSATRSIDPARSKRILITTVILVFIVFVRSWYGASIGGYYAFYLMDKYGMTLDKAQIYIFIYLAAGAVGTFFGGPLADRFGRRNLILVSMIGTVPFALALPFVNQFWAAVLLIISGFILLSSFSVTVIYAQMLYPGNIGTVSGLITGLAFGLGGIGSVVIGHLIDTIGIATVFVACGFLPLLGLLALLLPGDKKLEEWAAE from the coding sequence ATGTCCAATAAGACTCTGCCTCAAGCTCCCTCCAGCCCCCTGGAGGAATCACGCAATCTGCAGCAGGCTACCATCTACCGCATTTTGCTCGCCGTCAGCTTTGTTCATTTATTCAACGATTCCATTCAGGCACTGATTCCGGCGATGTTCCCTGTACTGAAAGATAACCTGGTGCTCTCCTACGCCCAGATCGGCTGGATTGCGTTCGCACTGAACCTCACCTCCTCGGTGATACAGCCTATTATCGGCTTCGCCGCTGACCGGAAGCCGCGTCCGATCCTGCTGCCGCTGGGGATGTGCTGCACCTTTGCCGGGGTCTTTCTGCTTGCTTTTGCCGGTAATTATGTATTAGTGATTGTGTCCGTAATGCTTGTGGGCTTCGGATCAGCTGCGTTCCATCCGGAAGGGATGCGCGTGGCTCATATGGCTGCCGGTCAGCGGAAGGGGCTGTCGCAATCCATATTTCAGGTGGGCGGCAACGCCGGTCAAGCCTTGGGTCCTCTATTAATGAAGTGGGTATTCATTCCCTTCGGGCAGATAGGCGCTCTCGGCTTCACTGTTATCGCCGCTGCCGGAGTGGCCATTCAGGCCTATGTGGCCCGCTGGTACCGTGAGATGCTGGATGCCGGATATACCTTCCGCAAAAAGTCAGCAACACGCTCCATCGACCCTGCCCGCAGCAAACGTATCCTCATTACAACAGTTATTCTGGTCTTCATCGTATTCGTGCGATCCTGGTACGGCGCCTCCATCGGCGGGTACTATGCCTTCTACTTAATGGACAAATACGGGATGACGCTGGATAAGGCGCAGATCTATATCTTCATCTATCTCGCTGCCGGCGCTGTCGGTACCTTCTTCGGGGGCCCGCTTGCAGACCGTTTCGGCCGCCGCAATCTCATCCTGGTGTCGATGATCGGGACGGTGCCGTTTGCGCTGGCCCTGCCTTTTGTGAACCAGTTCTGGGCGGCCGTGCTGCTGATTATCTCCGGGTTCATTCTACTATCCAGCTTCTCCGTCACTGTGATCTACGCGCAGATGCTGTATCCGGGCAATATCGGGACGGTCTCGGGTCTGATTACCGGCCTTGCCTTCGGGCTTGGCGGAATTGGCTCTGTCGTAATTGG
- a CDS encoding protein arginine kinase, whose amino-acid sequence MSSLRFTEQALSDWMRCGGSHSEIVISSRMRIARNLEHLPFPLLASREQSEEVLDLLAPVFQGEASADFGNFELLRLDELDELDKKVLVEKHLISPNLADDSKGGAVILNEDESVSIMINEEDHLRIQCLFPGLQVREAWVRATAIDDIFEAAVNYAFDDRRGYLTSCPTNVGTGLRASVMVHLPALVMTHQINRILSAVNQVGLTVRGIYGEGSEAVGNIFQISNQITLGQTENEIIENLHSVVTQIIEHERNARERLLVDSALRITDRIKRSYGILSYAAVMELKESAQRLSDLRLGVDLGILEGPSISVLNELNVKTQTGFLQKLFGDELTSTERDMYRAKLLRETLGSQH is encoded by the coding sequence ATGTCAAGTCTCCGGTTTACCGAACAAGCACTTAGTGACTGGATGCGCTGCGGTGGCAGTCATTCTGAGATTGTAATCAGCAGCCGTATGCGAATCGCACGTAATCTGGAGCATCTGCCCTTCCCGCTGCTTGCCTCAAGAGAGCAGTCCGAAGAGGTGCTGGACCTGCTTGCCCCCGTTTTTCAGGGTGAAGCCTCTGCAGATTTCGGCAACTTTGAGCTGCTGAGACTGGATGAGCTGGATGAGCTGGATAAAAAGGTACTGGTCGAGAAGCATCTCATCAGTCCTAATCTGGCGGATGATTCCAAAGGCGGAGCAGTCATTCTTAATGAGGACGAGTCGGTCAGCATTATGATCAATGAGGAGGATCATCTCCGCATTCAGTGTCTGTTCCCCGGATTGCAGGTCAGAGAAGCCTGGGTAAGGGCAACTGCCATCGACGATATTTTTGAGGCTGCTGTGAATTATGCCTTTGATGACCGCAGAGGTTACCTGACCAGTTGTCCCACCAATGTGGGAACAGGGCTGAGAGCTTCGGTTATGGTCCATCTGCCGGCCTTGGTGATGACTCATCAGATTAACCGCATTTTGTCCGCAGTCAATCAGGTGGGGCTTACCGTTAGAGGAATTTATGGTGAAGGCAGCGAAGCAGTAGGGAATATCTTTCAGATCTCGAACCAGATTACGCTGGGACAGACCGAGAATGAGATCATCGAGAATCTTCACAGCGTAGTCACCCAGATTATAGAGCATGAACGGAATGCACGTGAACGCCTGCTGGTCGACTCTGCTCTCCGGATTACGGACCGCATCAAACGTTCCTACGGAATTCTGTCCTATGCGGCAGTGATGGAGCTTAAGGAGTCCGCACAGCGGCTCTCCGATCTGCGGCTTGGTGTGGACCTTGGAATTCTGGAAGGGCCGTCGATTTCAGTGCTCAATGAGTTGAATGTCAAGACCCAGACTGGTTTTCTGCAAAAGCTGTTCGGTGACGAGCTGACTTCCACCGAACGCGATATGTACCGGGCGAAGCTGCTCCGGGAGACATTGGGATCACAACATTAA
- a CDS encoding CtsR family transcriptional regulator, whose amino-acid sequence MRNISDIIEQYLKGILHESPEGTVEIQRNDLADQFSCVPSQINYVISTRFTLEKGYVVESKRGGGGYIRIQRYELPQNVALYAHLNSTIGNDIDQNCAEGLIYQLEEARFLSKREACLMRSAVSRECLTVNLPYRDEIRAKLMKAMLISLLGK is encoded by the coding sequence ATGCGTAATATCTCCGATATTATTGAACAATATCTGAAAGGTATTTTGCATGAAAGTCCCGAAGGTACGGTGGAAATTCAGCGCAATGATCTGGCGGACCAGTTCTCCTGTGTCCCGTCTCAGATCAATTACGTCATTAGTACACGGTTCACATTGGAAAAGGGTTATGTCGTGGAGAGCAAACGCGGCGGTGGCGGATATATCCGGATTCAGCGCTATGAGCTGCCTCAGAATGTGGCCTTGTATGCACATCTGAACTCCACAATAGGGAATGATATTGATCAGAATTGTGCCGAAGGGCTGATTTATCAGCTGGAGGAGGCCCGTTTCCTCTCCAAACGTGAAGCGTGTCTGATGCGGTCCGCGGTTTCCCGGGAATGCCTGACGGTTAATCTGCCGTACCGGGATGAGATTCGTGCCAAGCTTATGAAGGCTATGTTAATCTCTTTATTAGGCAAATAA
- a CDS encoding GNAT family N-acetyltransferase: MEIRKLRNEEFEDSLSLSEYAFQYKVSGEDRVRAREKFKPDQIWGLFEGDGIGAQLTLLPLQACIQGRPVSMGGIAGVATWPENRRQGYVAHLLTHALKTMNENGQTLSFLHPFLIPFYRKFGWEIYCEYKKYTIPVGKFPNKTEIQGTVKRGTPDIAVFQQLYNTFAMRYNGTLLRTEQWWKERVLDEDTHRGVFYSEQGEPEGYVLYKIVNQELIIDEFIYVNELARQGLWTFLANHDSMITAAQLKLVPADDILPFLLPDPRIAQENYPYFMARIVNAKAFVENMTFNVPKGDRERLLYIEDKHASWNNGLWRWNVSEQGEATFTQIQGERSEADLECSIGTLTVLLMGYKRPHQAARYGQLSGTAEATAWLEALIPQAETALFDFF; this comes from the coding sequence ATGGAAATTAGGAAATTACGGAACGAAGAATTTGAGGACAGCTTGAGCTTGTCCGAATATGCTTTTCAGTACAAGGTGTCCGGGGAAGACCGGGTACGCGCCAGGGAGAAATTTAAGCCGGACCAGATATGGGGGCTTTTTGAAGGAGATGGAATAGGCGCACAACTGACGCTTCTTCCGCTACAGGCATGTATCCAGGGCAGACCCGTTTCCATGGGGGGAATTGCCGGTGTCGCGACTTGGCCGGAGAACCGCCGGCAGGGGTATGTAGCCCATCTGCTGACCCATGCGCTGAAGACAATGAATGAGAACGGTCAAACGTTGTCCTTTTTGCATCCGTTCCTGATTCCTTTTTACCGTAAATTTGGCTGGGAGATCTACTGTGAATATAAGAAGTACACCATTCCTGTAGGGAAGTTCCCGAATAAGACGGAGATCCAAGGGACTGTGAAGCGCGGGACACCTGATATTGCAGTATTTCAGCAGTTGTACAATACATTTGCCATGCGGTATAACGGCACGCTCCTGCGCACTGAGCAATGGTGGAAAGAAAGAGTGCTCGATGAGGATACGCACAGAGGTGTGTTTTATTCGGAGCAGGGTGAACCGGAAGGATATGTGCTGTATAAAATAGTGAACCAAGAGCTGATCATTGATGAATTTATCTATGTGAATGAGCTGGCCCGCCAGGGCTTGTGGACCTTTCTTGCCAACCATGACTCCATGATTACAGCCGCACAGCTGAAGCTGGTGCCTGCTGATGACATACTTCCCTTCCTTCTCCCCGATCCGCGGATTGCGCAGGAGAATTATCCATACTTCATGGCACGTATTGTCAATGCTAAGGCTTTTGTGGAGAATATGACCTTCAATGTGCCGAAGGGTGACCGTGAACGGCTGCTTTATATTGAAGATAAGCATGCTTCCTGGAACAACGGGTTGTGGCGGTGGAATGTGTCGGAGCAGGGGGAAGCAACGTTTACCCAGATTCAGGGCGAGCGGTCAGAGGCTGACCTTGAATGCAGTATCGGTACGCTTACTGTGCTGCTGATGGGATATAAACGTCCGCATCAGGCAGCCAGGTACGGACAATTATCGGGGACTGCTGAGGCGACAGCTTGGCTTGAAGCGCTGATTCCGCAGGCCGAGACGGCATTATTCGATTTTTTCTGA